TTCCTCTCTCTTCTATTACCGAATTTTTCTCCTGTTAAACCGCATTCTCTGGCCATTCATTCTCCCGGTTCTTTTTTGTGTCTGGGCATTTTCCCCCCGTTCTCGTCCCCACTTTCTCGAAAGACTGGGTCTTTCTTCCTTCAGTTCCAGGTATCCGGAAACGATGGAAGTCTCTTCGGGGAAGATTCTTTTTCATGTGGCCAGTCTGGGAGAGGCGAATGCGGCAACTCCCCTGATCCGGAAACTTTCAGAATCTTTCCCCTTGGTCCTGACGGCAACGACGGTGACCGGACGGGAGGCGTTAAAAAAAAACTTTCCCTTACTCCCGGTGTCCCTGGCTCCGATCGATCTTCCGGACTTATGGATCCCTTTTCTGAAAAGTCGGCAGATTCAGAAAATCCTGCTTTTTGAGACGGAGATTTGGCCTTCAATGTTACTGTGTGCCATGCGCCTCGGGATTCCGGCAGGGATTGTCAATGCTCGCCTGTCGACGAGAGGGTTCCGGCGGATGAGCCGGTTCCGTTTTTTGTTTTCCCGGCTTTTTGGATCTCTGAAAACGGTCGTGGTGCAATCCGGAGAAGATCTTGAACGATTCCGGACGCTGGGAGTTCCCAAACAGGATGTACATCTCGCCGGAAATCTCAAATGGGACATCCCCGATCCACTGAAAGGCGGCACTGACAGCTCTCTCCTTTCCGAATGGGTTCAGAGGGCTGAGAAAATTTGGGGGAGTGAGAATCGAAGACCTTTTCGATTGTTGTTGTCGTCCATTCATCCGGAGGAGACGAAACGAATTCTGACGGCGATTGAAAAAGGGGTTCCCTACCCGCTTTTTCTTCATGTACTGATCGCTCCCCGTCACCTGGAGCGTCTTCCGGAATTCCGGTCTTTTCTGCCGAAAAGTCTTTTGGTGCAGGATCGGCACGATTTTTTTTTTCATGGAAGAAAAGAATGTTCTTCATGGGCACCTCTTTCTCTCCCTTCTGGACACTTACGGAGAATTGAGAGCGTTGACTGTTCTTGCGGATCTTGTTGTGGTCGGCGGAACGTTTGATCCCGTCGGGGGGCACTCCCCCATCGATGCGGCTGCGGCCGGGATCCCTCTTGTCTCTGGGCCGAATGTCGACCATATTCGAGAGGTGGTTCAAGATCTGTCCGACGGGGGGGGGATGATACAATTGCCGGGCCCGGACTTGCTTTCAGCTCTTCTGCTGGAACAGATGAAAAGTCCGGAGAAGAGAGAGAAAATGGGGCAGAAAAACCGGGAGGTTTTTGCTGCACAACGGGGAGCTCTCCAGCGGACGATGGAGCTTCTAAAGCCGTTTTTGGAAGAGATGTCTCCTCCCCCAAAGAGGACAGATTTGTGATTCCCCGTCCCTGGCTGTCTCCTTTTTCCCTGGCCTATGCCGGAGGGCTTTATCTATGGGAGGAAGGCTATCGCCGGGGGATATTGTCCACGAAGAAACTGTCGATTCCGGTGATCGGAGTCGGAAGCATCATGGTGGGAGGGGCCGGTAAAACACCGGCCACTATCTGTATTCTGGAATCCCTAATCCGCATGGGGTTGTCTCCAGGGGTTCTGACCCGTGGGTACGGACGAAGAAAGGAAAACGCGGAGCCCTTTCTGTTTCGCTCGGGGGACAATCTCTCCCCCGAAAGAGTCGGTGACGAACCGGCCATGATGGCCGAACGATTCCCGGAAACCCTTTTCTGCATCAGCCGTGACAGGGCGATCGGCGGAACATTTCTGGAAACCGCGGGTGTGGACGTTGTTCTTCTCGACGACGGGTTCCAGTCCCTGGAGTTGCATCAGGACCTGAGGGTCGTGATCTTGCCTTCCGAGGTGCCATCGGGAGGGCCGGGTTCTGTCTTTCAGCTTCTTCCCGCGGGGAATCTTCGGGACTTTCCCTCGCGGCTCAAGGAAGCGGATGTTCTGGTGAACGTCCGGGAATCCTGGAGGAAAGAGGATTACGATAAAGAGTTTACTCCCCAAGAAAAATGGACGTCGTTTTGTGGTCGAGAGGCTGTTATTCTGGAAGCGACAATCAAACCCTCCGGGGTTGAGAAGAACCTGGAAGAGATTCGAAGGACTCACCAGTCTCGGGAACTTGCTGTCGTTCTGGTGTCTGGTATCGCCCGTCCCCGACGTTTTTTTCACATGGTGGAATCCCTGAACCATACAATTTTGGGACATCTGACCCTTCCGGATCATGTCCGTTATTCGCCGGATGTTCTTCTGAAAATAGAACTATGGGTGAAGAAGATCGAAAAAAAAACAGGCCGGGCGATCGAAAAGATACTGGTTACAGAAAAAGACTGGGTCAAGCTTTCCCGACAGAACGATCTGGATCCTCGAATCCAGCCTATAGGCATTCGAATGGGGTGGAAAGAAGATCGGCCTTGGGCCGATATTCTCTCTCGCAAGTTCGGATGGAAGATATGATCCGGAACCGAAATTCTGATGGGACGCGCATTCCTCGATTTTTGTTGAATCTGGTTGCCAAAACCTTTCAGATCCTGCCTCACCGAAAGGCCCTGGCTATGGGAAGAGGCACGGGAGATGTCATTCGACGCATTCTCCCCAAAAAGGCGGAATTGGCCCGGAGAAATCTTGAAATGGCCTATCCGGATCTTGCGGGAACTCCCGAACTCGAGCAAAGGGTTCAGGATGTCTTCCGGCACTTCGGGATGATGGGGGCCGAATTCCTCCGCTTTCCGGTTCTGACAGAGGCCTGGTTAAGGGAGCATGTGCAGGTTTCGGGACTTGAGCATGTTTTCTCCTTGCTGGAACAAGGAAAAGGGGTCCTGGCTTTTTCAGCCCACTTCGGAAACTGGGAGTTGGCGATCAAACGACTGGCTCTCGATATTCCCGTTCAGATTCATGTGGTCATCCGCCGGATCAAAGACCCGAATGTCCACCGATTTATCGAAGAATATCGGGAGCGGTATGGAGGCGCCGTCTCCATCCTCCAGGACCAGGGCCCTCTCTCGATCTTTCGTCTGTTGAAGAAAAACGGGATTGTCGTGACCGTTCTGGATCAGAACGCAGGGAAGGGGGAGGGTGTCTTTACGCCGTACTTCGGCCGTCCGGCATGCACTTATTCGAGCGTGGCCCGGATCGCTATCCGGCAGAACATTCCTCTCCTGCCCGTTTTTGATGCAAGAACTGATTTGGAAAATCACCAGGTTGTACTGGGAGGGCCCATTCCTCCGCCAGATTTGCCTGAAGAAAGGTCTATTCAGATGCTGACCGAGGCATGTACAGAAAAGATCGAAGAGATGGTCCGGAAACATCCTTCCCAATGGATCTGGATGCACAATCGGTGGAAGACGAAGCCTGATGAAGTCTCAACGGATCCTGTGGGTTAGAGAAAGATGCCCTTGTTTCAAAATGAAAAAGATGGATCTTTTTTTAACCCCATTGATGTTCAGACGGATCCACGTGATTTTGATGGACGTATTTTCCATCTTTTGGGCCAAGGTCTTGGGGATACCGTGAATGCATTCCGGATCGTCTCTGCTCTGCAATCCATTTTCCCTTACTCCAAACAGGTCCTTTATTGTGATCAAAGATGGAGAGAATTCCTTCCTCCCGGGACTCCATGGACAGTTCATTGGTATCCTGAGGCCTTGGACCCCCGGCATCCCGAAAGGGGAGTTGTCTCACCCTATCAAGATTCGCTGAGGGAAATTCTTTCTGTTGCTAATAGAAGTGATCGGTTGGGGTACTATTCTTACCTTCTTCCCGACCAGTTGGCACGGGGAGAGTCAACACAGGAGACGATTGCTCGAAAACTGGGTTTGTCAGACTTTATCTCCGAATTTCGACCGCTTGTCCATGTCTCGCCTTTGGATTGGGAAAAAGCCGACAAAATTCTGAAGCATCATGGACTGGAAACAGGTCGTTTCTTTACCATGGCTCCACATACTTGGCCGGACAAATCCTGGAAAACCGAAAACTTTGAAGAGCTTGGGAAAACGGTTTGGGAAGAGTTTGGTTTCAAAAGTGTCATTTTGGGATTGCCGGAGCTCAAAACGCCATCATTTGAAGGGGCAGTTCCTGTTTTTGGAATACCCTTGCCGGTTGTGGCGGCTATCATCGCACAATCCCGTCTTTTTATCGGTCTTGACTCAGGGCTTTCCCATGTGGCCGCGGGGTTCGATATTCCTCTCGTTGTTCTTTATTCTCAGGGAAAAATTCCTGCTTTTGAAATTCGTGTTCATTCTCCTTATGCGGATTACATTCTGGAGCAGATTCCTGGAAGACCGATTGAAGTGAGTACAGTGTTGAACGTTTTGCGTTCTCATATGAAACGAACCTCCAAATCAATATTGAAGCCTCCTGTTTGTCCCGCCTGTGGGAGGACAATGCAATACGTGATAGAAGCGTTAGATGAGGAACTGAACCGAAGATGTTTTTGTGGAACCCAGTTTTTGGAAAAATGGGGGAGGGATTGGGGCAATCCTTCTACGAAGGCCAAGACTCAGATGGAGGACAAACAAAAAAGAGGCAATGAGCTTCATTTTTCAGAAAATCCGAAAAAACCAGACAATGAGAAGCAAATATTCTGGAAAAACGTTGAACGCATTAACCACCATAGATGGAGTAAAAGGATTACCCTCAAATCTCCTTATACTCCATTATTAATGGCTGACCTTGAACGACCTTCCGAACAGTCCATCTTTTTTTCCCTGGACGGGATATTTTACTTTTTAAGGCGCTCAGGTCTGCAAATCCTGTCTGTCAAACACGCAGAGACTTTTGACAGGGAAAAGGAGCTCACCCTGCATATTGAATTTTCAAAAGAACATTTTCCGACGAAACGAATTTTGATACCTTGGGGGAAGGGGACATTGTATCTGAAGTGTATGGGGGATTATTTCACCTATTTTTCTTGGCAGTCTTGGGCAACGTCCATCAGATGGACTGGTTTGCCAAAAAGGGTCTATGAATGGGGGAAGAAAGAGGATGCTGTCCGTGTGGCCCGAACCGTTTTCCGGATGGATCCGTCTTTCAAAACAGCAAAGTACTGGCTTCGGTACCTCTGGTTATCTTTCTGGAATATCATTAAAGCCGGATAAGATCTGGCGTGGAGACTGTCATAGAAAATTCCGGAAATGCATCCCGAAGATCGTCCAATCTTCCTGTCGGGGGTTCCATCCTCGTCGTTCTTCTCGGTCGCATCGGGGATGTCATTTTTACCCTTCCTTCAGTCATTGCCATCAAAAAAGCCCGTCCGGATATCGAGGTCGACTGGATCGTCGAGGATCGTTGTGCAGACCTTCTCCTTGATCATCCTGTGATTTCCAATCGAATTGTATTTCGCCGTTCGGAATATCAATCTTTGGTTAAAAAGAAGAAATATCGTGCGGCGTTCTGCCTTCTCCGGGATCTCGTTATGACCGTGAGAAAGAAAAAATATGATGCGGTTCTTGATTTCCAGGGTCTCCTAAAATCCGGTGTTTTAACGGGACTTGCAAGATCTCCCCTGAAACTGGGGAGTCCGTCCACTTACGGACGCATGAAGGAAGGGGCTGGCCTGTTTTCTAAACAGGTTTCTCTCTCGGATCCGGGACTTCATCTGATCGACAGGCATGCTTTGGTCGTGCGAGAGTTGCTGGGAGATGTCCCTTTCACCCGGGAGTTTTTTTTGGCTTTTTCCGAGGAAGACCGGAACAAAGTTGAAGATGTGCTGAACCAGAAAGGGTGGGGAAAGAGAATCTCGTCGACCGCTGATCTTCCACTCATTCTCCTTCATCCCTTTGCCAGCTGGGAAACGCGTCAGTGGCCGATGGCCAATTTTCTTGAGACGGCGATCTATTTTCTCAAAAAAGGCTATCGGATAGGAGTAATTGGCGGAGGAGGGGAATCTCAATGGAATCTCCTTGCACCTTTCCGAAACTTTCTGGAGAAGACAGAAAAATCGGAACCTGATATAAATACAAAGATGAAGTTTTTCCTGGGAGAATTGTCTCTTCGGGGAACGGGTCTTCTGATGACCCGTTCCGAGCTTGTGATCGCAGAAGATTCCGGACCGATGCATCTGGCGTCCGCCCTGGGGGTTCGAACGCTCGGAATTTTCGGCCCGACTGATCCCGTCCGGCTTGGTCCCTCCTACCCTCCTGGGAGCCGATCGATTCATCTGGATCTTTTGTGTCAGCCGTGTATGAAGAGACGTTGTCCCATCGGAACGCTTTGTATGACCAGTCTTTCGCCGGAGGATGTCATTCGGGAGGCAGAAGATCTTCTCTCCGTTCCATTGGAAAAACAGGACAGATATGGGTAAATTGGGTTCCTGTAACCGCATTTTGATCATCAAGCCCAGTTCATTGGGCGATATCGTGCACTGTTTTCCACTGGTGGACGAAATCCGGAGATCCTGTCCTGGATCTGAAGTGGACTGGGTCGCCAACACTGAATATGTTTCTCTGGTCAAACGTTATCCCGGAGTCCGCAAGGTTCTTTCCTTTCCTCGCTCCAAATGGGGAAAGGCTACGTTTTTTCATGACCTCCGTTTTTTCATTTCGGATCTTCGGGAAGACAGTTATGATGCCGTCGTTGATGCCCAGGGGCTCTTGCGTTCTGCCCTGATCGCAAGAGCCTGTCGTACGGATGTTCGTATCGGTTCCAGCGAAGCCCGGGAGGGCGCTTCCCGCTTTTATTCCCATATTGTGTATCCAGAGAATAGAAAAACAATTGTTCACGCCGTCCAAAAAAATCTTCGTCTTCTGGGGGCTTTGGGTTTAACCCCTCGCTATTCCTCTGAAAAGCTGATCTATGATTCTTCAGATCAGGACCGGCTCGACCGAATTCTTCGACAAGTCGCACCAGACTTCTCGGGTGACTTTTTCGTCTTGCACCCCGGAGCCAAGAGATCGATCAAACGATGGCCTTCTCTCTACTTCTCCAATCTTCTGGATAGCATTCACAGGTATTTTCCGTCCATTCGCCCCGTCCTGATCGGGGCTCCGGAAGATCGTTCCTTGCTGGAAGAGATTGATGGACGTACCCGGTCAAAGGCGGTTCTCCTTCCAGGAGTGATCCCGATTGATCTTTTACCATTGTTTTTTGAAAAAGCTCTTTTTTACGTTGGCAACGATTCGGGACCTCTTCATCTGGCCGTCATGGCCGGTGTACCGACAGTTTCGTTCTACGGATCTTCTACACCGGAGAGGACCGGACCATTCGATGGGGGGAAAGGCAATCATGTAGTTTTGGGGGACAAGGTTCCGTGTTCACCCTGCGGGGATTTTCAAAAACATTGCGATCATCAGAGCTGCCTGGTCGGCGTCACTCCGGAAGCGGCTTTTTCCAAAATTCTCTCATTGATACCTCAGCGAAACCAACCATCGGACAGGGTGTCCTTGAACCCGATGGCCAGGCGATCTGCATGAGACTTCCTCTCTCGGTCTGCATTCTTACATACAACGAAGAAGCCAATTTGTCGGACTGTCTTGCATCGGTCAGGGAGCTTGCAGATGAAATCGTGATTCTGGATTCGGGAAGTCAGGATCAGACCTCCCAAATTGCCAAAAAATTTGAGGCAAGATTCGAAACCCATCCTTTTGATGATTTTGGTGCTCAGTACAATCGACTTTTTGCCTTGGCAACCCACGAGTGGATCCTGAATCTTGATGCCGATGAGCGGCTCACTCCGGAACTCGCCCAATCCATTCGGGATGCTTTTTCACAGGAGGAACCCCTGAGAAAATATCAGGGGTTTTCTTTTAACCGGTTGAACTATTTTATTGGAAAACCGATTCAACATAGCGGATGGTCTCCGGATCCGCTCGTGCGTCTTTTTCGGAAAGACTCTGGAGAAATGGAGCGCCGCAAGGTCCATGTGCAGATTCTTGTGCAAGGAAATATCGGGACCCTTTCCGGAAACTTTCTTCACTATACCTATCGTTCCCTGGACAGCTATCTACAAAAAACGATTCAATATGCCCGTCTCGCTGCCATCGAAATGAAAAGAAATGGCCGCAAACCCTCTCTATTTCGTTTGTTTACGCATCCCATCGCGATGGCATTCAAAATGTATATTTTGAAAAAAGGATTTCTCGATGGGAAAGAAGGGATCTTTCTGGCCATCCTGTATTCCTACTATACGTTTCTGAAGTATCTTTACCTCTATTACATATAAGTTTTCTTGATTCTGGATTTGTGAGGAGGTGTTTTGTTCGTTTCAGCGTTTACCTTTTGTCGTAATCTCGTCCGGATGGATTATCCCTTTCTGGAATCCATCCGTTCCCTTTTGCCGCTTGTCGATGAGTTTATTGTTGTTGTCGGCGATTCCGAGGATGACACCCTTGATCAGGTTCGGTCCATTTCTGACCCCCGGTTAAAGATCATTGAAACGGTCTGGGACATGTCTTTGAAAAAGGATGGACTCATCTACGCCCAGCAAACCAATATTGCTCTGGACGCCTGCAATCCTTCGGGAGACTGGGCCTTTTATCTGCAGGGCGATGAGGTCCTGCATGAAAAAGATCTTCCGGCTATCCGGAGGTCCATGGAGGAGTTTAAGGATAACCGTTCTGTTTTGGGTCTGATGATGAGGTATTATCATTTTGTCGGCGATTATTGGAGTCTTGATCCCTGGGCCTATCGCAGGGCGTTGAGAATTGTCCGGCCTGGAAAAGTGGTCCGTTCCGTCGGGGATGCTGTCGGATTCGCCCGTTCTTCGGACAACTTGTATATCGGAAAAAAAGAGAAAGAGCTGTGGCGGTTTGCTGATGGCCGAATCTATCATTATGGGTGGGTCAAGGACCCCAGGCTTCTACGGGAAAAAGTGTTGAATCAGGTGCGATGGTATTGGGAAGGAACTCCGAACGAAAGGGACCAGAAAACGTTGTCCCTGGAGGAGTATATGCCGGAAAATTATCCATTCCTAAAGAGGTTTACAGGAACACATCCGGAGGTCATGGAAAAGCGAGTCTCAAAGTTTCCAAGATTACCGGAACGCAGATCCAGATGGCTTAACCCAGATTTTTATCGGTACGTTCTGCGGCACGGGTTCAAGGGATGAATGTTCAGGAACCCTTTGTTCTCGATCTTGTCGTTCCCATTCACGGGAACCTTCCTCTGAACCGCCTCTTTTTTGAAACTCTCCTCCAGAATACGCGCTCCCGCTTCCGTCTGTTTGTCATCGACAACCATTCTCCGGATGAATCAGGAGACTATTTCCGGCAACAAAAAGGGGACGGATTTGAGGTGACCGTTATTCAAAATAACGTCAATCGTTGTTATCCCGTTTCCATGAACCAGGGAATTGCCTTGACGAGTTCTCCCGTTGTTGGACTTTTGAACAACGATATCCTTGTGGGACCCGAATGGGACCTTCCTCTTGTCGAATTTCTGCTTGCCGGAAAAGGGGATATTGCCAGTCCGATCGGTCTTGAGCATCTTCCTGAGAGATCCCTGGAGGAATTCCTTTTTTACCGATGGAAGCTGATCTTGAAGAAAAACTACTCTCCCGATCCCTTTCTGAATTATCAGAAAAAAATTCAGGCTATGTATGGAGATTTTTCAATTTTTTCCAGACAGATAACCAGGAAGTTTCAGAATTCTGCCTTTCCCGGGATTATGGGGCATTGCCATCTGGTGTCACGATTCCTTTTGGACAAGATTCATGGGCTGGATGTTCGTTTACAGGCAGCGGACTGGGATTTGTATCTGACTGCTGCCCAAATGGTCGACCAGGGAATCCTCCGAACGCTTCCCATGATATTGGGGAGTTCCTGGGTCCATCATTTCATACGAGCGACAGATCGCAAGAAGGAAAAGGAGCCATTTTTGTGCGAGCATCCACCGCACTGGTCACCGGAAGCAAAGTGGGGAGTAGAAGCTATTCGGAATTATTGGCCATTTTTGGAGCAACGGCCAGGGTTTCGAAAATCGCCAATACGGAGTCTTTCAAAATGGTTGATCAAAAATAAGGCAAAATACTATTTGAAAAATCCAAATATTTGTGAACTTCTTTCCTGGAATATCGATTAGTTTTCAGGTCATAACTCGAACAAGAGTTTGCAAAACGGAATTACCCAGTTGAGGAGAGAAGGGCTGAGTCCATGGCAGGAACCATACATTACAGCATTATATGGACTCAACCAAGGAAAGTATTGGGCTATGTTTCCTAATCGTTTTGCAGTTCATGGTGACCAATAGATAAAGTCAACCACAGTGTGGAGTTGAGATGCTCTCCACATGTCTCGATCATGCGACGCCAGCCCAGAGAGTGGTCCAAGTATTGGGTGGCCACTCCGTGGAAGCGTCTTCTCCATTCTTTCAGCCGCGAGTGGTAGGCGTTCGCATTCTGGATGTGGAAGACGCCGGCCAAGATCCTGACTTGTTGAGGTTTACGAAGTTATGATGGAAAGTGGTGTTCAGTGGGATTGAAAAGAAGAGGCGTGTCCTGCTGAAATGTGGTTGCCCAACCACAACACTTCAGCAAATGGGGCACGCCGTACGAAAAAGAATACACCGATCGAGTTTGAGTAGCCAGGAACAATCTCGGATCCGTTGACGGAACTCCTGAGGAGGGGGATCCCGGAGATTGATCGAAGCAGCCATTCAGGCGGAACTGCCTAAATTCTTGAAACAGTTTGAGCGGAAGGTTACCACCGAGGGAAAACGCGGCGTGATCCGAAACGGGAGATCCGGACGGGAATCGGAGCGGTGTCCGTTCGGATTCCGAAAGTCCGGAGCCAGACCGGAGAGATGGTGATCTTTCGATCCGCTCTGGTTCCTCCGTATGTCCGAAAAACGAAGACTCTGGAAGCCGCGCTCCCTTGGTTGTACCTTAAAGGAATTTCGACAGAGGAGAGATGCAGGAGGCCTTGTCCGTCCTTGTGGGACCGGAGGCCAAGGGGCTGTCCCCGGGAGTGATTCGGAGGCTGAAGGAAAGCTGGGTCTAGGAATACGCCGAGTGGAGAAACGGCCTCTGGATAAAGACCGCTGGGTCTATCTCTGGGCGGACGGGATCTCCAGCAGGATCCGAACTCGTTCGGACTGTCTGTGTGCTCTCGTGATTGTGGGAGTGAACGATCGGGGAGAAAAGCATTTCCTGGCGATTGAAGATGGAATGCGGGAATCGATCACAAGCTTTCAGGATGTCCTCCTGGATCTGAAGGAACGTGGACTTTCATCCCCCAAACTTGGGATCGGAGATGGCGCCATGGGGTTCTGGGGTACATTGCAAGACGTCTTTCCTCAAACGAAGCCTCAGCGGTGCTGGGTCCACAAGGCGGTCAATGTTCTCAACGATCTTCCGGATTCTCTTCAGGAGAAGGCCAAGAAAGGCCTCCATGAGATTTGGATGTCGGAAGGATGTGAACAGGTCCAGAAGGCATTCGACCGGTTTCTGTCCTCCTACGAGGCCCAATACCCAAAGGCCACGGAGTGTCTTTTGAAGGACCGGGAGCCCCTCCTGGCTTTCTATGACTTTCCGGCAGAGCATAGGATCCACATTCGAATGTCCCACCCGATCGAGTTGACCTTTGCCACGATTCATCCCCCGGACCGATCAGACCCGGGGATGCTACATCTAAGAGACGATTCTGACCATGATGTTCAAACGGGGGCTCTGTACCGAAAAACGGTGGAGAAAGAGCAAGGGATTTAACCGCTTGGCCCTGGTTCTTGAAGGGAAAACTTCCAGGACGGAGTTCTGGAGGGCGATTCAAAACAGGACGCAGCTTGACGCCCTCAAACACCAGATTTGACAATAACTCTGAAAACCCCGACTGATAATTTATTGCAGATGAAGAAGGGATTTCCTTTCATATGAAACCCACCATCTCTGTCATTATCCCGTTTACGAAAAACCCCATCCAACTGGACGAAGCGATATCTTCGGTGATGCAGCAGACATTTAAGGATTTTGAAATTGTCTTGGTCAACAATCAATCTTCGCAAGATGCTTTGGATAACGCTCTGGTTTGGTCGCGTAAGCATCCCGCAAAAATCCGTCTTGTCTCCGAATTGAAAAAAGGGGCTGCCGCTGCAAGAAACCGTGGAATTCTTGAAAGTCATGGTGAATTCATCGCTTTTCTGGATAGCGATGATCGAATGAAACCACACAGGCTTTATGCTCAATTGGAGGCGCTCAAGAACCATCCGGAAATCACGCTCGTGGGAGCTTGGAAAGACAGGGTATCCCCCGATGGTCAAACTTTGCTTGAAAAAAATGACAAGCCAAAAATTCCGAGATGGGCGTCTATTTTATTTCTGGACGATTCCCGTTTTCTGAAAGACCCTCTTTTTGAACCACAGACTTCCACTTTCTTTTTTCGAAAGGAAACTGCTCTTGAAATCGGTTCGTTTGATGAGACTTTCGATCCGTTCTGGCTGGAAGATACGGATTTTGTCCTGAGAA
The sequence above is drawn from the Leptospirillum ferriphilum ML-04 genome and encodes:
- a CDS encoding 3-deoxy-D-manno-octulosonic acid transferase, coding for MEVSSGKILFHVASLGEANAATPLIRKLSESFPLVLTATTVTGREALKKNFPLLPVSLAPIDLPDLWIPFLKSRQIQKILLFETEIWPSMLLCAMRLGIPAGIVNARLSTRGFRRMSRFRFLFSRLFGSLKTVVVQSGEDLERFRTLGVPKQDVHLAGNLKWDIPDPLKGGTDSSLLSEWVQRAEKIWGSENRRPFRLLLSSIHPEETKRILTAIEKGVPYPLFLHVLIAPRHLERLPEFRSFLPKSLLVQDRHDFFFHGRKECSSWAPLSLPSGHLRRIESVDCSCGSCCGRRNV
- a CDS encoding 3-deoxy-D-manno-octulosonic acid transferase, encoding MEEKNVLHGHLFLSLLDTYGELRALTVLADLVVVGGTFDPVGGHSPIDAAAAGIPLVSGPNVDHIREVVQDLSDGGGMIQLPGPDLLSALLLEQMKSPEKREKMGQKNREVFAAQRGALQRTMELLKPFLEEMSPPPKRTDL
- the lpxK gene encoding tetraacyldisaccharide 4'-kinase, whose product is MIPRPWLSPFSLAYAGGLYLWEEGYRRGILSTKKLSIPVIGVGSIMVGGAGKTPATICILESLIRMGLSPGVLTRGYGRRKENAEPFLFRSGDNLSPERVGDEPAMMAERFPETLFCISRDRAIGGTFLETAGVDVVLLDDGFQSLELHQDLRVVILPSEVPSGGPGSVFQLLPAGNLRDFPSRLKEADVLVNVRESWRKEDYDKEFTPQEKWTSFCGREAVILEATIKPSGVEKNLEEIRRTHQSRELAVVLVSGIARPRRFFHMVESLNHTILGHLTLPDHVRYSPDVLLKIELWVKKIEKKTGRAIEKILVTEKDWVKLSRQNDLDPRIQPIGIRMGWKEDRPWADILSRKFGWKI
- a CDS encoding lysophospholipid acyltransferase family protein, which codes for MIRNRNSDGTRIPRFLLNLVAKTFQILPHRKALAMGRGTGDVIRRILPKKAELARRNLEMAYPDLAGTPELEQRVQDVFRHFGMMGAEFLRFPVLTEAWLREHVQVSGLEHVFSLLEQGKGVLAFSAHFGNWELAIKRLALDIPVQIHVVIRRIKDPNVHRFIEEYRERYGGAVSILQDQGPLSIFRLLKKNGIVVTVLDQNAGKGEGVFTPYFGRPACTYSSVARIAIRQNIPLLPVFDARTDLENHQVVLGGPIPPPDLPEERSIQMLTEACTEKIEEMVRKHPSQWIWMHNRWKTKPDEVSTDPVG
- a CDS encoding glycosyltransferase family 9 protein, which translates into the protein MFQNEKDGSFFNPIDVQTDPRDFDGRIFHLLGQGLGDTVNAFRIVSALQSIFPYSKQVLYCDQRWREFLPPGTPWTVHWYPEALDPRHPERGVVSPYQDSLREILSVANRSDRLGYYSYLLPDQLARGESTQETIARKLGLSDFISEFRPLVHVSPLDWEKADKILKHHGLETGRFFTMAPHTWPDKSWKTENFEELGKTVWEEFGFKSVILGLPELKTPSFEGAVPVFGIPLPVVAAIIAQSRLFIGLDSGLSHVAAGFDIPLVVLYSQGKIPAFEIRVHSPYADYILEQIPGRPIEVSTVLNVLRSHMKRTSKSILKPPVCPACGRTMQYVIEALDEELNRRCFCGTQFLEKWGRDWGNPSTKAKTQMEDKQKRGNELHFSENPKKPDNEKQIFWKNVERINHHRWSKRITLKSPYTPLLMADLERPSEQSIFFSLDGIFYFLRRSGLQILSVKHAETFDREKELTLHIEFSKEHFPTKRILIPWGKGTLYLKCMGDYFTYFSWQSWATSIRWTGLPKRVYEWGKKEDAVRVARTVFRMDPSFKTAKYWLRYLWLSFWNIIKAG
- a CDS encoding glycosyltransferase family 9 protein, whose translation is METVIENSGNASRRSSNLPVGGSILVVLLGRIGDVIFTLPSVIAIKKARPDIEVDWIVEDRCADLLLDHPVISNRIVFRRSEYQSLVKKKKYRAAFCLLRDLVMTVRKKKYDAVLDFQGLLKSGVLTGLARSPLKLGSPSTYGRMKEGAGLFSKQVSLSDPGLHLIDRHALVVRELLGDVPFTREFFLAFSEEDRNKVEDVLNQKGWGKRISSTADLPLILLHPFASWETRQWPMANFLETAIYFLKKGYRIGVIGGGGESQWNLLAPFRNFLEKTEKSEPDINTKMKFFLGELSLRGTGLLMTRSELVIAEDSGPMHLASALGVRTLGIFGPTDPVRLGPSYPPGSRSIHLDLLCQPCMKRRCPIGTLCMTSLSPEDVIREAEDLLSVPLEKQDRYG
- a CDS encoding glycosyltransferase family 9 protein, giving the protein MGKLGSCNRILIIKPSSLGDIVHCFPLVDEIRRSCPGSEVDWVANTEYVSLVKRYPGVRKVLSFPRSKWGKATFFHDLRFFISDLREDSYDAVVDAQGLLRSALIARACRTDVRIGSSEAREGASRFYSHIVYPENRKTIVHAVQKNLRLLGALGLTPRYSSEKLIYDSSDQDRLDRILRQVAPDFSGDFFVLHPGAKRSIKRWPSLYFSNLLDSIHRYFPSIRPVLIGAPEDRSLLEEIDGRTRSKAVLLPGVIPIDLLPLFFEKALFYVGNDSGPLHLAVMAGVPTVSFYGSSTPERTGPFDGGKGNHVVLGDKVPCSPCGDFQKHCDHQSCLVGVTPEAAFSKILSLIPQRNQPSDRVSLNPMARRSA
- a CDS encoding glycosyltransferase family 2 protein produces the protein MRLPLSVCILTYNEEANLSDCLASVRELADEIVILDSGSQDQTSQIAKKFEARFETHPFDDFGAQYNRLFALATHEWILNLDADERLTPELAQSIRDAFSQEEPLRKYQGFSFNRLNYFIGKPIQHSGWSPDPLVRLFRKDSGEMERRKVHVQILVQGNIGTLSGNFLHYTYRSLDSYLQKTIQYARLAAIEMKRNGRKPSLFRLFTHPIAMAFKMYILKKGFLDGKEGIFLAILYSYYTFLKYLYLYYI
- a CDS encoding glycosyltransferase family 2 protein, whose protein sequence is MNVQEPFVLDLVVPIHGNLPLNRLFFETLLQNTRSRFRLFVIDNHSPDESGDYFRQQKGDGFEVTVIQNNVNRCYPVSMNQGIALTSSPVVGLLNNDILVGPEWDLPLVEFLLAGKGDIASPIGLEHLPERSLEEFLFYRWKLILKKNYSPDPFLNYQKKIQAMYGDFSIFSRQITRKFQNSAFPGIMGHCHLVSRFLLDKIHGLDVRLQAADWDLYLTAAQMVDQGILRTLPMILGSSWVHHFIRATDRKKEKEPFLCEHPPHWSPEAKWGVEAIRNYWPFLEQRPGFRKSPIRSLSKWLIKNKAKYYLKNPNICELLSWNID